A segment of the Streptomyces sp. NBC_01235 genome:
AGCCGGTGCGGGCCTGGATGCCCCAGCGCCTCAGCCAGCGTCCAGCAGTTGCGCGTGTCCACCTCCGTCAGTAGCCCTGTGATCATCTCCGCTGCCGTCGCACGTGTCTCACGTCGCGCGAAGCAGCCGGCGATCGCATCCATCGCCACCCGGAACACCTGGTCCCAGGCAGCCTGGGCTATCGCGGCCTCCACGGCCACGTGATCCTGAAACGTCGTCACAAACGTTCATGATCAAGGTGGTCGTTGTCCTTGGACAACGAAGCCAGTCGCCCTGACATCCAATCGAGGCGTTTGACACCGAACCCAGGCGGCGCTGATCTTTGCCATCCAGCCGAGTCGTCGCAGATCAGCCGACCGTGTCAGTGTCCGGTCGCATACTGACGCCCATGCAGATATCGGCGTACACACTCAAGCGGGCCTGGCACCAGGTGTCTGCGGGCTCTGACGTGCTCGACGACGCGATGCTCCCGCCCATCGGCACCTCACCCGACCAGTACGAGCAGCACGTGGGCGAGTCGCACGGTCGTCTGTTCCTGGTCCTGGACGACGACGGCACGGTGCGCGGCCACATCGGTCCCTATCGGGAGGTCTTCGTCACTCAGGACCTGGATCAGGTGCTGTACTTCGCCGCCGAGGACGCGGTCCGCAAGCTTGCCGAGCACATCGCGGCCCGGTCCCCGGGTCGCGGCCCGGTGGCCAATCTCGTGTCCGGTCAGGCCGAGCTGCTGGACCGGATCAACCTCGCCTGGGGCAGCCGATTCCGCAACGGCGGCATGGACGGTACGCAGCCCTCCGCTGCGTGCGGGCGCGACCCGCTGGAGCGCCTCGCCTGGATCGCTGGCAGCTGGCGCGAGCAGGACCCCTACACCCACCTCGCCTTCTTCCGCGGCGAGAGCATCAGCGCCGAACAGATCGCCCTGCTCCACGGAGCCGACCCCGCACAGATCGCCGCCGGGACCCGTCTTGCGGATCTGCGCAGCATGGACGGCGGGACCTTCGACTACTGGGACATCGTCTGGGAAACCTGCTGCTACGGGCAGGCCGGCGACTGGGCGTTCCTGATGTACCACGAGACCCCCGGCTTCGGGCCCGACCTTGAGGCTCTCGCCCGGCTCGGTGTCACCGAGGCGGTGCACCTGAGCGCCACCTCCGCGAAGGCCATCTACACCTTCGACTACTTGCGCGACGGCCGCCGTATCGACGACGACTGGGGCGTCCTGGAGCTGATCTGGTACGACCGAGGCCGCGCCCCCTACTTCCGAGGTGGTCAGCTCGACTTCCTCAACCAGGCCATACGCCGTGCCGAATTGGACCACCCCGAACTCACCAGCGAGTTCGAGCTGTACTTCCACGCCCTGGAGGACGCTTTCGACCTCCAACTACCCCGGCAGGACATTCAGGAGGGGGCGGTCCGGGCCGCGCAGTGGACACGCCGCAACAGTTGACAGTTCCATCCTGAGAGCCGGCCGAGGGCCGTGGCCTCTCATAGCAGCCCGCCTGCCCGCGCGCGTGGTCCCGCCTCGACGGCTGCACAGACATGAAGGGCACAAGGCAGCGATCCAGGTCTCTCAAGTCGTCTACTGCTCCCATAAGTTGACATAGAACGTACGCCTGCGTCACCACACAGCAGCGATCACTCCCGAGCAGCCGGGCCTGAAACGCCACGTTCGGCACGATCGCTTTGATGGCTTTGTCCATGAGAACGGACAGCGAATGTTCACCACTTCGGGAGGCACCAACGATTCGAACGGTCCGCGACCTGGGGTGCACAGGACGGCCCGCTCAGTCCCACCATTCGTTGCCGGTGTGCCAGCGCCGCACCCACTCCTCGAAGCCCCATGCCTGGTCGCCAGGCGCCGGGATGGCGCCGACGTCAGCGATCATCCACACCTCGCCGCGGCGGGGGCCGGTGGTCAGCAGGAGCCAGAACGACTGCCCGTCTTCGGACCCGAGAACGACGGACCCCTTGTTGAATGCGGCCTCGATCCGCGAGTCCTCGGCGTCGGTACTCTCATCGTCCTCCCAGGGCCAAGCCGACTCCAGAGGGAACGGTTCTCCTGGCTGTCGCGGGCCGAGGTCAGGCCACGTGTCGGGCAACCAGCCGAGCGGCTGGAGACCGCCGTCGCCGGCGGGTCCCAGGCTGGACCCGTTGCTGATCTCCGCGATGAAGGTCCTGTACGGCTCCGGGAGGACCACCCCGTGCTCCTGCTCCCACTCCCCGACGGCTTTATGTCCGAGCGCTGGCTCGCGCCATTCCAGCGGAAACGCAGAGCGCAGGAAGTCGAGGGTGGTTTCGGCGGGACGCTGATCATGTGTGTCTGTCACAGCAGCATGCTGGCACGAGGGGCTGACAAGCCCATCGCGGCCGCCTCACCCCGGAGTCCCGCGCCGCCCCAAGTCATGAACATCGAACAGAGCCGGGGGCAGATGCCTCCCGAAGTGGTGAACATTCGCTGTCCGTTCTCATGGACAAAGCCACTTTGACAGCCAACACAGTCCACACAGGTCGGAGGCTTCGACCGGACTAGATTGACTGTCAACGTACAGCCATACCTGTGCCCGCACCCGACCCCGTAAGCCGCCGACCAGCACAGACGCCGGAACTACAACTGCCGTGACTGACGGCGCGCGAAAAGGACCGCCCCTGGGAGGCGGTCGTCGGGGTCGAGCAGTATCTGGGCCTCGACCGTGAACCCGGCATCGCGTAGCCAGGCCGCCACTTTGTCGGGCTGGCGGCGGTGGACGTAAACGTTCATCGGGTGACCGCCGTAGCCCTGCGTCTTCAGGCGTGACTCGTTGCCGACGTGAAAGCCGAGCAGAAGTGGTGCGCCGGGACGCAACACCCGCCGGAAGTGCCCGAAGACCGTGGGGACGGCGTCGTCGGGGATGTGAATCAACGACCAAAAGGCGAGCAGGCCGGCGACTGAAGCATCGGTGAGGTCGAGGTCCGTCATCGAGCCCACTTCGAACCGCAGGCGAGGGTGGTCACGCCGAGCGACGTCGATCATCACGGGGGAAAGGTCGATGCCGAAAGCATCCACACCCAGCTCGTGGAGGTGAGCGGTGACATGTCCAGGCCCGCAGCCCACGTCCGCCACCG
Coding sequences within it:
- a CDS encoding SMI1/KNR4 family protein; translated protein: MTDTHDQRPAETTLDFLRSAFPLEWREPALGHKAVGEWEQEHGVVLPEPYRTFIAEISNGSSLGPAGDGGLQPLGWLPDTWPDLGPRQPGEPFPLESAWPWEDDESTDAEDSRIEAAFNKGSVVLGSEDGQSFWLLLTTGPRRGEVWMIADVGAIPAPGDQAWGFEEWVRRWHTGNEWWD
- a CDS encoding class I SAM-dependent methyltransferase, with amino-acid sequence MSTDGWLADTRTSYDTVAVNYADQIREALAEKPYLRATLTLFADLVHAAGGGPVADVGCGPGHVTAHLHELGVDAFGIDLSPVMIDVARRDHPRLRFEVGSMTDLDLTDASVAGLLAFWSLIHIPDDAVPTVFGHFRRVLRPGAPLLLGFHVGNESRLKTQGYGGHPMNVYVHRRQPDKVAAWLRDAGFTVEAQILLDPDDRLPGAVLFARRQSRQL